In Trichoderma asperellum chromosome 1, complete sequence, a single window of DNA contains:
- a CDS encoding uncharacterized protein (EggNog:ENOG41~SECRETED:SignalP(1-21)~antiSMASH:Cluster_1.1) yields the protein MHNLSAIGTAAILAFINCVGASPTHQARNTYSLYPNIADTSHATPALVDFLHGFFTTKSLHNIDGWASYFAPSGDVYFDAIIGFGVDKANIPSAFSQFLSQGKPDGRSYPLTIIGDMNSAVVFGEDTPDMFGYETRTIAAVDFKDGKVARWVDYWDGRHDGLIALKSPSDKFPKTFGESNITTTPNPVIRNITSQLNDALSTGNSIAAASLFSFDAVFEDRTTRTRIEGRKSIQQYFSRALTSAPYGNGTTVRHIVGSSAGGAYEWIGSPTAPTQNGISGFKLDSNGSITILSTVWDSSQVNNSTMEMLVQLAIQL from the coding sequence ATGCACAATCTATCCGCTATTGGGACGGCTGCCATTCTGGCGTTTATCAACTGCGTGGGAGCCTCGCCAACTCATCAGGCTCGCAATACGTATTCCTTGTACCCCAACATTGCTGACACCAGCCACGCCACGCCCGCACTCGTTGATTTCCTCCACGGATTTTTCACTACCAAGAGTCTTCACAACATCGATGGCTGGGCATCATACTTTGCACCCAGTGGGGATGTCTACTTCGACGCTATAATCGGCTTCGGGGTGGATAAAGCAAATATTCCATCTGCCTTTTCGCAATTTTTAAGCCAGGGCAAGCCGGACGGGAGATCCTATCCTCTTACGATCATCGGCGACATGAACAGTGCGGTAGTTTTTGGCGAAGATACGCCAGATATGTTTGGATATGAAACTCGCACTATAGCCGCCGTGGACTTCAAAGACGGCAAAGTTGCGCGATGGGTGGACTACTGGGATGGGCGACATGACGGGCTTATTGCGTTGAAAAGCCCCAGCGACAAGTTCCCTAAGACGTTTGGGGAATCCAACATAACAACGACACCGAATCCTGTGATACGTAATATTACTTCCCAGCTTAACGACGCCCTTTCGACTGGCAACAGCATTGCAGCCGCGTCGTTATTTTCATTCGATGCCGTCTTTGAAGATCGTACCACGCGGACTCGAATAGAAGGTCGGAAGAGCATACAACAATACTTTTCTCGAGCACTGACCAGTGCACCTTACGGTAACGGTACTACCGTTCGACACATTGTAGGCTCCTCGGCGGGTGGTGCCTACGAGTGGATCGGCTCCCCTACGGCACCTACGCAGAATGGCATATCGGGATTCAAGCTGGACTCTAATGGCAGCATTACAATACTCTCTACTGTGTGGGATTCCTCGCAGGTCAACAATTCAACCATGGAGATGCTTGTTCAACTTGCCATCCAACTGTAA
- a CDS encoding uncharacterized protein (antiSMASH:Cluster_1.1) produces MIMKANDEVEKASVQAMITPIEEMLKALKEKQDEIETKIRSSLMMTGLVTAEYVLNDDESTVLVKWSKPTAKDLTLETTVTFPTKSA; encoded by the coding sequence ATGATTATGAAGGCCAATGATGAGGTTGAAAAGGCAAGCGTTCAGGCAATGATTACGCCGATTGAGGAGATGCTCAAAGCCCTCAAGGAAAAGCAGGATGAGATTGAGACCAAGATTCGCTCTTCCCTGATGATGACGGGTTTGGTAACGGCAGAGTACGTCCTCAACGATGACGAGTCCACGGTCCTCGTCAAATGGAGCAAACCAACTGCAAAGGACTTGACTTTGGAGACTACAGTCACATTTCCTACGAAGTCCGCATGA
- a CDS encoding uncharacterized protein (antiSMASH:Cluster_1.1), which yields MGKVKPMTFEIPLKASFTIPNLLEMIWTTIKSPKNWEQIGAALLREPDKFVLLLMKVGTEIFGSDLIKRIVCRKAQPKNIKARSRSNFEKDVKDDIDKIKEVVEKVKKWVGTAVSAAAAAFTIAEFVGGIGGGLIGG from the coding sequence atggGCAAGGTCAAGCCCATGACATTTGAGATCCCCTTAAAAGCATCATTCACCATTCCTAACCTCCTCGAAATGATTTGGACAACGATCAAGAGCCCAAAGAACTGGGAGCAGATCGGAGCAGCTCTTCTCAGAGAACCGGACAAGTTTGTCCTGCTCCTCATGAAAGTTGGCACCGAGATTTTTGGTAGCGATCTCATCAAAAGGATTGTATGCCGCAAGGCTCAACCTAAAAACATTAAGGCCAGATCTAGAAGCAACTTTGAAAAGGATGTCAAAGATGACATAgacaagatcaaggaggTTGTCGAAAAGGTGAAGAAGTGGGTTGGAACCGCAGTatcagctgctgccgcagcaTTCACGATTGCAGAGTTCGTAGGTGGCATCGGCGGTGGTCTAATCGGTGGATAA